In a genomic window of Amycolatopsis japonica:
- a CDS encoding phosphomannomutase/phosphoglucomutase, which translates to MPDLSGIVKAYDIRGVVGEQLDAALVRDLGSAFALLIKPESDSVVIGHDMRDSSPELAAAFADGVTSQGLDVVSIGLASTDQLYFASGSLNLPGAMFTASHNPAKYNGIKLCRSGAAPVGQDSGLAEIRDTVEQGVPAFAGQRGSVTEQDVLADYAAYLRKLVDLSGSRPLKVVVDAGNGMGGYTVPTVFAGLPLEIVPMYFELDGNFPNHEANPLDPKNIVDLQAKVREEGADAGLAFDGDADRCFVVDERGEPVSPSAITALVAIRELEKEPGGTIIHNLITSKGVPEIVAEHGGKPVRTRVGHSFIKAEMAKTGAIFGGEHSAHYYFRDFWRADTGMLAALHVLAALGEQAGPLSELTAEYSRYAASGEINSTVDDQVARMIAVKDAFGARDGVEIDELDGLTVQLPGGGWFNLRPSNTEPLLRLNVEAADAEAVRALTEDVLAIVRG; encoded by the coding sequence GTGCCAGACCTTTCGGGCATCGTGAAGGCCTACGACATTCGCGGCGTGGTCGGTGAGCAGCTGGACGCGGCACTCGTCCGCGACCTCGGATCGGCGTTCGCCCTGTTGATCAAGCCGGAGTCCGACTCCGTGGTGATCGGCCACGACATGCGCGACTCCTCGCCCGAGCTCGCCGCCGCCTTCGCCGACGGCGTGACCTCGCAGGGCCTCGACGTCGTGTCGATCGGCCTCGCCAGCACCGACCAGCTGTACTTCGCGTCCGGCTCGCTCAACCTGCCGGGCGCCATGTTCACCGCCAGCCACAACCCGGCGAAGTACAACGGCATCAAGCTGTGCCGCTCCGGCGCCGCCCCCGTCGGCCAGGACTCCGGTCTCGCGGAGATCCGCGACACCGTCGAGCAGGGCGTACCCGCCTTCGCGGGCCAGCGCGGTTCGGTGACCGAGCAGGACGTCCTCGCGGACTACGCGGCGTACCTGCGCAAGCTCGTCGACCTGTCGGGCAGCCGTCCGCTGAAGGTCGTCGTCGACGCGGGCAACGGCATGGGCGGCTACACCGTCCCCACGGTCTTCGCGGGCTTGCCCCTCGAAATCGTCCCGATGTACTTCGAACTCGACGGCAACTTCCCGAACCACGAGGCCAACCCGCTCGACCCGAAGAACATCGTCGACCTCCAGGCGAAGGTGCGCGAGGAAGGCGCCGACGCGGGTCTCGCCTTCGACGGCGACGCCGACCGCTGCTTCGTCGTCGACGAGCGTGGCGAGCCCGTCTCGCCGAGCGCCATCACCGCCCTGGTCGCCATCCGTGAGCTGGAGAAGGAGCCGGGCGGCACCATCATCCACAACCTGATCACGTCGAAGGGGGTCCCGGAGATCGTCGCCGAGCACGGCGGCAAGCCGGTGCGCACCCGGGTCGGGCACTCGTTCATCAAGGCCGAGATGGCCAAGACCGGCGCGATCTTCGGCGGCGAGCACTCCGCGCACTACTACTTCCGCGACTTCTGGCGCGCCGACACCGGCATGCTGGCCGCGCTGCACGTCCTCGCCGCCCTCGGTGAGCAGGCGGGCCCGCTGTCCGAGCTGACGGCGGAGTATTCGCGCTACGCGGCCTCCGGCGAGATCAACTCGACCGTCGACGACCAGGTCGCCCGCATGATCGCGGTCAAGGACGCCTTCGGCGCGCGTGACGGCGTCGAGATCGACGAACTGGACGGGCTCACCGTGCAGCTCCCCGGCGGTGGCTGGTTCAACCTGCGCCCGTCCAACACCGAGCCGCTGCTCCGCCTGAACGTC
- a CDS encoding IS110 family RNA-guided transposase — MTDQQHAVDTTLVTGGVDTHKDTHTAAALDHLGRCLGTRTFPATTAGYTALLAWLGGFGVVTGVGVEGTGSYGAGLARHLAAEDVTVVEVNQPDRHTRRRAGKTDAQDAINAARAVLSGQAGTTPKAGTGPAAAISALRTALNGAVKSRTAALNQLDALIVTAPAALRETLTPLTGTTLITTCARLRPGTDLTDPRTAVKTALRRLARRIQHLTDEITDTKTELATLTRQALPATTALFGVGPDTAAQLLTTAGDNPDRITTEARFAHLCGAAPIHASSGRTTRHRLNRGGDRHANAALYRIAIVRMRHCPSTRAYVERRTTEGLPKRHIIRCLKRYIAREIHQALIADLATLTHTP; from the coding sequence ATGACCGATCAGCAGCATGCCGTCGACACGACCCTGGTGACCGGCGGGGTCGATACCCATAAGGACACCCACACCGCCGCCGCGCTGGATCACCTCGGGCGGTGTCTGGGGACCCGCACGTTCCCGGCCACCACGGCCGGATACACGGCTCTGCTGGCCTGGTTGGGCGGGTTTGGCGTGGTCACCGGGGTGGGTGTCGAGGGCACCGGTTCCTACGGCGCCGGGCTGGCCCGCCACCTGGCCGCCGAGGACGTCACGGTGGTGGAGGTCAACCAGCCCGACCGGCACACCCGCCGCCGCGCAGGGAAAACCGATGCCCAGGACGCGATCAACGCCGCCCGCGCCGTGCTGTCCGGTCAGGCCGGCACGACCCCGAAAGCAGGCACTGGCCCCGCCGCGGCGATCTCCGCACTGCGCACAGCACTCAACGGAGCGGTCAAGTCCCGCACCGCCGCGCTCAACCAGCTCGACGCCCTGATCGTCACCGCCCCCGCGGCGCTGCGCGAAACCCTCACCCCGCTCACCGGCACCACCTTGATCACCACCTGCGCCCGGCTCCGCCCCGGCACCGACCTCACCGACCCGCGCACCGCCGTCAAAACCGCGCTACGCCGCCTCGCCCGCCGCATCCAGCACCTCACCGACGAAATCACCGACACCAAAACAGAACTGGCCACCCTGACCCGGCAGGCACTGCCCGCCACCACCGCCCTGTTCGGCGTCGGCCCCGACACCGCCGCGCAACTCCTGACCACCGCCGGCGACAACCCCGACCGCATCACCACTGAAGCCCGCTTCGCGCACCTCTGCGGCGCCGCACCCATCCACGCCAGCAGCGGCCGCACCACCCGCCACCGCCTCAACCGCGGCGGCGACCGCCACGCCAACGCCGCCCTCTACCGCATCGCCATCGTCCGCATGCGCCACTGCCCCAGCACCCGCGCCTACGTCGAACGACGCACCACCGAAGGACTCCCCAAACGCCACATCATCCGCTGCCTCAAACGCTACATAGCCCGCGAAATCCACCAAGCCCTCATCGCAGACCTCGCCACCCTCACCCACACCCCTTGA
- a CDS encoding metallopeptidase family protein yields MRRDRHGRGLRGALYPSTLPAAASRAERFDALVLDALEPIEARWRHELTKLDVAVDDVPEVRSDGAPAGVDGVLHDGAVPLSRLVPAGVDRAGLPTRARIVLYRRPLEARAKDPGELAELVHDVLVEQVAGYLGVEPDVIEGD; encoded by the coding sequence ATGCGACGGGACCGGCACGGCCGGGGCCTGCGCGGAGCGCTGTATCCGTCGACCCTTCCCGCCGCCGCTAGCAGGGCGGAAAGGTTCGACGCGCTGGTTTTGGACGCGCTCGAACCGATCGAAGCGCGGTGGCGGCACGAGCTGACGAAGCTCGACGTCGCCGTCGACGACGTTCCCGAAGTTCGCTCGGATGGCGCACCGGCCGGAGTCGACGGCGTGCTGCACGACGGCGCCGTCCCGCTCTCGCGGCTCGTGCCCGCCGGCGTCGACCGCGCCGGCCTCCCGACGCGGGCCCGTATCGTCCTCTACCGGCGCCCCCTCGAAGCCCGCGCGAAGGACCCCGGCGAACTCGCGGAACTCGTCCACGACGTCCTCGTGGAACAGGTTGCGGGCTACCTGGGCGTCGAACCCGACGTCATCGAAGGCGACTAA
- a CDS encoding DUF3499 domain-containing protein, with protein MRSVRKCSRTGCLEPAVATLTYAYSDSTAVVGPLATASEPHSYDLCEAHALRLTVPKGWEVVRHEGAFAAPDPSADELTALAEAVREAGRSDKPAPEPEPEGPSGRRGHLRVLPGRA; from the coding sequence GTGCGGAGCGTACGAAAGTGTTCGCGAACGGGTTGTCTCGAACCCGCTGTCGCCACGCTCACGTATGCCTACAGCGATTCGACGGCCGTGGTGGGCCCGTTGGCCACCGCGAGCGAGCCGCACTCCTATGACCTCTGCGAGGCCCACGCCCTCCGGCTCACCGTGCCCAAGGGCTGGGAAGTCGTCCGGCACGAAGGCGCCTTCGCCGCCCCGGATCCCTCCGCCGACGAGCTGACCGCGCTGGCCGAGGCCGTGCGCGAAGCAGGCCGCTCCGACAAGCCCGCACCCGAGCCCGAACCCGAGGGACCCTCGGGCAGGCGCGGCCACCTGCGCGTCCTGCCCGGCCGCGCCTGA